The proteins below come from a single Alligator mississippiensis isolate rAllMis1 chromosome 2, rAllMis1, whole genome shotgun sequence genomic window:
- the LARGE2 gene encoding xylosyl- and glucuronyltransferase LARGE2 isoform X4: MLLSWRGKLKLLLVTATLVILLSWLYLLAGGLEYGRSLLLSPCFGEQPSRDVEREALVSQVHRVEEENQQLRLQLSQSLVQVGATEGGDGSQPWAASVENREAAGEEKSNRTDCTKQRTVQKCELLHVAIVCAGHNASRDAVTLVKSILFHRKNPLHFHLITDLVARQILQTLFQSWMVPSVHVSFYDADNLKPEVSWIPNKHYSGIYGLMKLTLTKALPPNLTKVIVLDTDITFATDIAELWAVFGKFSEKQVIGLVENQSDWYLGNLWKNHRPWPALGRGFNTGVILLLLERLRQIGWEQMWRLTAERELMSMFSTSLADQDIFNAVIKQNPMLVYQLPCFWNVQLSDHTRSEQCYTEVSDLKVIHWNSPKKLHVKNKHVEFFRNLYLTFLEYDGNLLRRELFGCASPPSLPGDQLQRALEDLDEDDSCYDFRRQHLTQHRIHLFFLQYEFMALSDPVDVTLVAQLSMDRLQMLEAICKHWAGPISLALYMSDAEAQQFLRYAQASEVLSSRRNIAYHIVYKEGQFYPINLLRNVALTNAQTPYVFLTDIDFLPMYSLYDYLRSSIQQLALPQRKLALIVPAFETLHYRLTFPKSKAELLSMLDMGSLYTFRYHVWPKGHAPTDYAKWRTATVPYLVEWQPDFEPYVVVRRDCPQYDQRFVGFGWNKVSHIMELDAQEYELLVLPNAFMIHMPHAPSFDISKFRLSAGYRGCLQTLREEFHQDLSRRREDTVAQGLVLCS, from the exons ATGCTGCTGTCCTGGCGCGGGAAGCTGAAGCTGCTGCTCGTCACAGCAACACTGGTCATCCTCCTCTCGTGGCTGTACCTCCTGGCAGGCGGTCTGGAGT ATGGCCGCTCTCTCCTGCTGTCTCCTTGCTTTGGAGAACAGCCCAGCCGGGACGTGGAACGAGAGGCCTTGGTGTCTCAGgtgcacagggtggaggaggAGAACCAGCAGCTGCGCCTACAACTCAGCCAGTCCCTAGTGCAGGTGGGGGCCACAGAGGGGGGTGACGGCAGCCagccatgggcagcctctgtggagaacagggaagctgcaggggaggagaagAGCAACCGCACAGACTGCACCAAGCAACGGACAGTGCAGAAGTGTGAG CTCCTGCATGTGGCAATTGTCTGTGCTGGGCATAATGCAAGCAGAGATGCGGTGACCCTGGTGAAATCCATTCTCTTCCACAG gaaGAACCCTCTTCATTTCCACCTCATCACGGACTTGGTGGCTCGGCAGATTTTGCAGACTCTCTTCCAGTCCTGGATGGTACCCTCCGTCCACGTCAGCTTTTACGACGCCGACAACTTGAAG CCGGAGGTGTCCTGGATCCCCAACAAGCACTACTCAGGGATTTATGGGCTGATGAAGCTGACACTCACCAAGGCACTGCCCCCCAACCTCACCAAGGTCATCGTGCTGGACACAGACATCACCTTTGCCACTGACATTGCTGAGCTGTGGGCTGTGTTTGGAAAGTTCTCTG AGAAGCAGGTGATTGGGTTGGTGGAGAACCAGAGTGACTGGTATCTAGGGAACCTGTGGAAGAACCACAGGCCATGGCCAGCACTGGGACGTGGCTTCAACACAG ggGTGATCCTTTTGCTCCTGGAGCGCCTGCGACAGATTGGCTGGGAGCAGATGTGGCGGCTGACGGCGGAGCGGGAACTCATGAGCATGTTCTCCACCTCGCTGGCAGATCAG GACATCTTTAATGCAGTGATCAAGCAGAACCCCATGCTGGTGTACCAGCTCCCCTGCTTCTGGAACGTGCAGCTGTCAGACCACACCCGCTCCGAGCAGTGCTACACAGAGGTCTCTGATCTTAAG GTGATCCACTGGAACTCACCTAAGAAGTTGCATGTGAAGAACAAGCATGTGGAGTTCTTCCGAAACCTCTACCTGACGTTTCTGGAGTACGATGGGAATCTGCTGCGCAGGGAGCTTTTCGGCTGTGCCAGCCCACCCAGCCTGCCCGGCGACCAG CTGCAGCGGGCTCTGGAGGACCTGGATGAGGATGACTCCTGCTACGATTTCCGCCGGCAGCACCTCACACAGCACCGCATTCACCTCTTCTTCCTGCAGTATGAGTTCATGGCCTTGTCTGACCCAGTTGATGTCACCCTGGTTGCCCAACTCTCCATGGACAG GTTACAGATGCTGGAGGCCATCTGCAAACACTGGGCAGGACCCATCAGCCTGGCGCTCTACATGTCAGATGCGGAGGCCCAGCAGTTCCTGCGCTACGCCCAGGCCTCGGAGGTGCTGAGTAGCCGCAGGAACATCGCCTACCACATTGTGTACAAGGAAGGGCAGTTCTACCCCATCAACCTGCTGCGGAACGTGGCACTGACCAATGCGCAGACACCCTACGTTTTCTTGACTGACATCGACTTCCTGCCTATGTACAGTCTCTACGATTACCTCAG GAGCTCCATtcagcagctggcactgcctcAGAGGAAGTTGGCACTCATTGTGCCAGCATTCGAGACTCTGCACTATCGCCTGACCTTCCCCAAATCCAAAGcggagctgctttccatgctggaCATGGGCTCCCTCTACACTTTCAG GTACCACGTGTGGCCCAAGGGCCATGCCCCAACTGACTATGCCAAGTGGCGGACAGCCACAGTACCGTACCTCGTGGAGTGGCAGCCGGACTTCGAGCCTTATGTTGTAGTGAGGCGCGACTGTCCCCAGTATGACCAGAGGTTCGTGGGCTTTGGCTGGAACAAGGTGTCCCACATCATGGAGCTTGATGCCCAG GAGTACGAGCTGCTGGTCCTGCCCAATGCCTTCATGATCCACATGCCTCATGCTCCCAGCTTCGACATCTCCAAGTTCCGCCTCAGTGCTGGGTACCGAggctgcctgcagacactgcGGGAGGAGTTCCACCAGGACCTGTCGCGTAG
- the LARGE2 gene encoding xylosyl- and glucuronyltransferase LARGE2 isoform X1, with the protein MLLSWRGKLKLLLVTATLVILLSWLYLLAGGLEYGRSLLLSPCFGEQPSRDVEREALVSQVHRVEEENQQLRLQLSQSLVQVGATEGGDGSQPWAASVENREAAGEEKSNRTDCTKQRTVQKCELLHVAIVCAGHNASRDAVTLVKSILFHRKNPLHFHLITDLVARQILQTLFQSWMVPSVHVSFYDADNLKPEVSWIPNKHYSGIYGLMKLTLTKALPPNLTKVIVLDTDITFATDIAELWAVFGKFSEKQVIGLVENQSDWYLGNLWKNHRPWPALGRGFNTGVILLLLERLRQIGWEQMWRLTAERELMSMFSTSLADQDIFNAVIKQNPMLVYQLPCFWNVQLSDHTRSEQCYTEVSDLKVIHWNSPKKLHVKNKHVEFFRNLYLTFLEYDGNLLRRELFGCASPPSLPGDQLQRALEDLDEDDSCYDFRRQHLTQHRIHLFFLQYEFMALSDPVDVTLVAQLSMDRLQMLEAICKHWAGPISLALYMSDAEAQQFLRYAQASEVLSSRRNIAYHIVYKEGQFYPINLLRNVALTNAQTPYVFLTDIDFLPMYSLYDYLRSSIQQLALPQRKLALIVPAFETLHYRLTFPKSKAELLSMLDMGSLYTFRYHVWPKGHAPTDYAKWRTATVPYLVEWQPDFEPYVVVRRDCPQYDQRFVGFGWNKVSHIMELDAQEYELLVLPNAFMIHMPHAPSFDISKFRLSAGYRGCLQTLREEFHQDLSRRWSWSIFRPVAAGMLLFTS; encoded by the exons ATGCTGCTGTCCTGGCGCGGGAAGCTGAAGCTGCTGCTCGTCACAGCAACACTGGTCATCCTCCTCTCGTGGCTGTACCTCCTGGCAGGCGGTCTGGAGT ATGGCCGCTCTCTCCTGCTGTCTCCTTGCTTTGGAGAACAGCCCAGCCGGGACGTGGAACGAGAGGCCTTGGTGTCTCAGgtgcacagggtggaggaggAGAACCAGCAGCTGCGCCTACAACTCAGCCAGTCCCTAGTGCAGGTGGGGGCCACAGAGGGGGGTGACGGCAGCCagccatgggcagcctctgtggagaacagggaagctgcaggggaggagaagAGCAACCGCACAGACTGCACCAAGCAACGGACAGTGCAGAAGTGTGAG CTCCTGCATGTGGCAATTGTCTGTGCTGGGCATAATGCAAGCAGAGATGCGGTGACCCTGGTGAAATCCATTCTCTTCCACAG gaaGAACCCTCTTCATTTCCACCTCATCACGGACTTGGTGGCTCGGCAGATTTTGCAGACTCTCTTCCAGTCCTGGATGGTACCCTCCGTCCACGTCAGCTTTTACGACGCCGACAACTTGAAG CCGGAGGTGTCCTGGATCCCCAACAAGCACTACTCAGGGATTTATGGGCTGATGAAGCTGACACTCACCAAGGCACTGCCCCCCAACCTCACCAAGGTCATCGTGCTGGACACAGACATCACCTTTGCCACTGACATTGCTGAGCTGTGGGCTGTGTTTGGAAAGTTCTCTG AGAAGCAGGTGATTGGGTTGGTGGAGAACCAGAGTGACTGGTATCTAGGGAACCTGTGGAAGAACCACAGGCCATGGCCAGCACTGGGACGTGGCTTCAACACAG ggGTGATCCTTTTGCTCCTGGAGCGCCTGCGACAGATTGGCTGGGAGCAGATGTGGCGGCTGACGGCGGAGCGGGAACTCATGAGCATGTTCTCCACCTCGCTGGCAGATCAG GACATCTTTAATGCAGTGATCAAGCAGAACCCCATGCTGGTGTACCAGCTCCCCTGCTTCTGGAACGTGCAGCTGTCAGACCACACCCGCTCCGAGCAGTGCTACACAGAGGTCTCTGATCTTAAG GTGATCCACTGGAACTCACCTAAGAAGTTGCATGTGAAGAACAAGCATGTGGAGTTCTTCCGAAACCTCTACCTGACGTTTCTGGAGTACGATGGGAATCTGCTGCGCAGGGAGCTTTTCGGCTGTGCCAGCCCACCCAGCCTGCCCGGCGACCAG CTGCAGCGGGCTCTGGAGGACCTGGATGAGGATGACTCCTGCTACGATTTCCGCCGGCAGCACCTCACACAGCACCGCATTCACCTCTTCTTCCTGCAGTATGAGTTCATGGCCTTGTCTGACCCAGTTGATGTCACCCTGGTTGCCCAACTCTCCATGGACAG GTTACAGATGCTGGAGGCCATCTGCAAACACTGGGCAGGACCCATCAGCCTGGCGCTCTACATGTCAGATGCGGAGGCCCAGCAGTTCCTGCGCTACGCCCAGGCCTCGGAGGTGCTGAGTAGCCGCAGGAACATCGCCTACCACATTGTGTACAAGGAAGGGCAGTTCTACCCCATCAACCTGCTGCGGAACGTGGCACTGACCAATGCGCAGACACCCTACGTTTTCTTGACTGACATCGACTTCCTGCCTATGTACAGTCTCTACGATTACCTCAG GAGCTCCATtcagcagctggcactgcctcAGAGGAAGTTGGCACTCATTGTGCCAGCATTCGAGACTCTGCACTATCGCCTGACCTTCCCCAAATCCAAAGcggagctgctttccatgctggaCATGGGCTCCCTCTACACTTTCAG GTACCACGTGTGGCCCAAGGGCCATGCCCCAACTGACTATGCCAAGTGGCGGACAGCCACAGTACCGTACCTCGTGGAGTGGCAGCCGGACTTCGAGCCTTATGTTGTAGTGAGGCGCGACTGTCCCCAGTATGACCAGAGGTTCGTGGGCTTTGGCTGGAACAAGGTGTCCCACATCATGGAGCTTGATGCCCAG GAGTACGAGCTGCTGGTCCTGCCCAATGCCTTCATGATCCACATGCCTCATGCTCCCAGCTTCGACATCTCCAAGTTCCGCCTCAGTGCTGGGTACCGAggctgcctgcagacactgcGGGAGGAGTTCCACCAGGACCTGTCGCGTAG ATGGTCCTGGAGTATCTTCAGGCCTGTTGCTGCTGGAATGCTGCTGTTCACTTCCTAG
- the LARGE2 gene encoding xylosyl- and glucuronyltransferase LARGE2 isoform X5: protein MLLSWRGKLKLLLVTATLVILLSWLYLLAGGLEYGRSLLLSPCFGEQPSRDVEREALVSQVHRVEEENQQLRLQLSQSLVQVGATEGGDGSQPWAASVENREAAGEEKSNRTDCTKQRTVQKCELLHVAIVCAGHNASRDAVTLVKSILFHRKNPLHFHLITDLVARQILQTLFQSWMVPSVHVSFYDADNLKPEVSWIPNKHYSGIYGLMKLTLTKALPPNLTKVIVLDTDITFATDIAELWAVFGKFSEKQVIGLVENQSDWYLGNLWKNHRPWPALGRGFNTGVILLLLERLRQIGWEQMWRLTAERELMSMFSTSLADQDIFNAVIKQNPMLVYQLPCFWNVQLSDHTRSEQCYTEVSDLKVIHWNSPKKLHVKNKHVEFFRNLYLTFLEYDGNLLRRELFGCASPPSLPGDQLQRALEDLDEDDSCYDFRRQHLTQHRIHLFFLQYEFMALSDPVDVTLVAQLSMDRLQMLEAICKHWAGPISLALYMSDAEAQQFLRYAQASEVLSSRRNIAYHIVYKEGQFYPINLLRNVALTNAQTPYVFLTDIDFLPMYSLYDYLRSSIQQLALPQRKLALIVPAFETLHYRLTFPKSKAELLSMLDMGSLYTFRYHVWPKGHAPTDYAKWRTATVPYLVEWQPDFEPYVVVRRDCPQYDQRFVGFGWNKVSHIMELDAQEYELLVLPNAFMIHMPHAPSFDISKFRLSAGYRGCLQTLREEFHQDLSRSVAKSPGPQESS from the exons ATGCTGCTGTCCTGGCGCGGGAAGCTGAAGCTGCTGCTCGTCACAGCAACACTGGTCATCCTCCTCTCGTGGCTGTACCTCCTGGCAGGCGGTCTGGAGT ATGGCCGCTCTCTCCTGCTGTCTCCTTGCTTTGGAGAACAGCCCAGCCGGGACGTGGAACGAGAGGCCTTGGTGTCTCAGgtgcacagggtggaggaggAGAACCAGCAGCTGCGCCTACAACTCAGCCAGTCCCTAGTGCAGGTGGGGGCCACAGAGGGGGGTGACGGCAGCCagccatgggcagcctctgtggagaacagggaagctgcaggggaggagaagAGCAACCGCACAGACTGCACCAAGCAACGGACAGTGCAGAAGTGTGAG CTCCTGCATGTGGCAATTGTCTGTGCTGGGCATAATGCAAGCAGAGATGCGGTGACCCTGGTGAAATCCATTCTCTTCCACAG gaaGAACCCTCTTCATTTCCACCTCATCACGGACTTGGTGGCTCGGCAGATTTTGCAGACTCTCTTCCAGTCCTGGATGGTACCCTCCGTCCACGTCAGCTTTTACGACGCCGACAACTTGAAG CCGGAGGTGTCCTGGATCCCCAACAAGCACTACTCAGGGATTTATGGGCTGATGAAGCTGACACTCACCAAGGCACTGCCCCCCAACCTCACCAAGGTCATCGTGCTGGACACAGACATCACCTTTGCCACTGACATTGCTGAGCTGTGGGCTGTGTTTGGAAAGTTCTCTG AGAAGCAGGTGATTGGGTTGGTGGAGAACCAGAGTGACTGGTATCTAGGGAACCTGTGGAAGAACCACAGGCCATGGCCAGCACTGGGACGTGGCTTCAACACAG ggGTGATCCTTTTGCTCCTGGAGCGCCTGCGACAGATTGGCTGGGAGCAGATGTGGCGGCTGACGGCGGAGCGGGAACTCATGAGCATGTTCTCCACCTCGCTGGCAGATCAG GACATCTTTAATGCAGTGATCAAGCAGAACCCCATGCTGGTGTACCAGCTCCCCTGCTTCTGGAACGTGCAGCTGTCAGACCACACCCGCTCCGAGCAGTGCTACACAGAGGTCTCTGATCTTAAG GTGATCCACTGGAACTCACCTAAGAAGTTGCATGTGAAGAACAAGCATGTGGAGTTCTTCCGAAACCTCTACCTGACGTTTCTGGAGTACGATGGGAATCTGCTGCGCAGGGAGCTTTTCGGCTGTGCCAGCCCACCCAGCCTGCCCGGCGACCAG CTGCAGCGGGCTCTGGAGGACCTGGATGAGGATGACTCCTGCTACGATTTCCGCCGGCAGCACCTCACACAGCACCGCATTCACCTCTTCTTCCTGCAGTATGAGTTCATGGCCTTGTCTGACCCAGTTGATGTCACCCTGGTTGCCCAACTCTCCATGGACAG GTTACAGATGCTGGAGGCCATCTGCAAACACTGGGCAGGACCCATCAGCCTGGCGCTCTACATGTCAGATGCGGAGGCCCAGCAGTTCCTGCGCTACGCCCAGGCCTCGGAGGTGCTGAGTAGCCGCAGGAACATCGCCTACCACATTGTGTACAAGGAAGGGCAGTTCTACCCCATCAACCTGCTGCGGAACGTGGCACTGACCAATGCGCAGACACCCTACGTTTTCTTGACTGACATCGACTTCCTGCCTATGTACAGTCTCTACGATTACCTCAG GAGCTCCATtcagcagctggcactgcctcAGAGGAAGTTGGCACTCATTGTGCCAGCATTCGAGACTCTGCACTATCGCCTGACCTTCCCCAAATCCAAAGcggagctgctttccatgctggaCATGGGCTCCCTCTACACTTTCAG GTACCACGTGTGGCCCAAGGGCCATGCCCCAACTGACTATGCCAAGTGGCGGACAGCCACAGTACCGTACCTCGTGGAGTGGCAGCCGGACTTCGAGCCTTATGTTGTAGTGAGGCGCGACTGTCCCCAGTATGACCAGAGGTTCGTGGGCTTTGGCTGGAACAAGGTGTCCCACATCATGGAGCTTGATGCCCAG GAGTACGAGCTGCTGGTCCTGCCCAATGCCTTCATGATCCACATGCCTCATGCTCCCAGCTTCGACATCTCCAAGTTCCGCCTCAGTGCTGGGTACCGAggctgcctgcagacactgcGGGAGGAGTTCCACCAGGACCTGTCGCGTAG
- the LARGE2 gene encoding xylosyl- and glucuronyltransferase LARGE2 isoform X7, with the protein MLLSWRGKLKLLLVTATLVILLSWLYLLAGGLEYGRSLLLSPCFGEQPSRDVEREALVSQVHRVEEENQQLRLQLSQSLVQVGATEGGDGSQPWAASVENREAAGEEKSNRTDCTKQRTVQKCELLHVAIVCAGHNASRDAVTLVKSILFHRKNPLHFHLITDLVARQILQTLFQSWMVPSVHVSFYDADNLKPEVSWIPNKHYSGIYGLMKLTLTKALPPNLTKVIVLDTDITFATDIAELWAVFGKFSEKQVIGLVENQSDWYLGNLWKNHRPWPALGRGFNTGVILLLLERLRQIGWEQMWRLTAERELMSMFSTSLADQDIFNAVIKQNPMLVYQLPCFWNVQLSDHTRSEQCYTEVSDLKVIHWNSPKKLHVKNKHVEFFRNLYLTFLEYDGNLLRRELFGCASPPSLPGDQYEFMALSDPVDVTLVAQLSMDRLQMLEAICKHWAGPISLALYMSDAEAQQFLRYAQASEVLSSRRNIAYHIVYKEGQFYPINLLRNVALTNAQTPYVFLTDIDFLPMYSLYDYLRSSIQQLALPQRKLALIVPAFETLHYRLTFPKSKAELLSMLDMGSLYTFRYHVWPKGHAPTDYAKWRTATVPYLVEWQPDFEPYVVVRRDCPQYDQRFVGFGWNKVSHIMELDAQEYELLVLPNAFMIHMPHAPSFDISKFRLSAGYRGCLQTLREEFHQDLSRRWSWSIFRPVAAGMLLFTS; encoded by the exons ATGCTGCTGTCCTGGCGCGGGAAGCTGAAGCTGCTGCTCGTCACAGCAACACTGGTCATCCTCCTCTCGTGGCTGTACCTCCTGGCAGGCGGTCTGGAGT ATGGCCGCTCTCTCCTGCTGTCTCCTTGCTTTGGAGAACAGCCCAGCCGGGACGTGGAACGAGAGGCCTTGGTGTCTCAGgtgcacagggtggaggaggAGAACCAGCAGCTGCGCCTACAACTCAGCCAGTCCCTAGTGCAGGTGGGGGCCACAGAGGGGGGTGACGGCAGCCagccatgggcagcctctgtggagaacagggaagctgcaggggaggagaagAGCAACCGCACAGACTGCACCAAGCAACGGACAGTGCAGAAGTGTGAG CTCCTGCATGTGGCAATTGTCTGTGCTGGGCATAATGCAAGCAGAGATGCGGTGACCCTGGTGAAATCCATTCTCTTCCACAG gaaGAACCCTCTTCATTTCCACCTCATCACGGACTTGGTGGCTCGGCAGATTTTGCAGACTCTCTTCCAGTCCTGGATGGTACCCTCCGTCCACGTCAGCTTTTACGACGCCGACAACTTGAAG CCGGAGGTGTCCTGGATCCCCAACAAGCACTACTCAGGGATTTATGGGCTGATGAAGCTGACACTCACCAAGGCACTGCCCCCCAACCTCACCAAGGTCATCGTGCTGGACACAGACATCACCTTTGCCACTGACATTGCTGAGCTGTGGGCTGTGTTTGGAAAGTTCTCTG AGAAGCAGGTGATTGGGTTGGTGGAGAACCAGAGTGACTGGTATCTAGGGAACCTGTGGAAGAACCACAGGCCATGGCCAGCACTGGGACGTGGCTTCAACACAG ggGTGATCCTTTTGCTCCTGGAGCGCCTGCGACAGATTGGCTGGGAGCAGATGTGGCGGCTGACGGCGGAGCGGGAACTCATGAGCATGTTCTCCACCTCGCTGGCAGATCAG GACATCTTTAATGCAGTGATCAAGCAGAACCCCATGCTGGTGTACCAGCTCCCCTGCTTCTGGAACGTGCAGCTGTCAGACCACACCCGCTCCGAGCAGTGCTACACAGAGGTCTCTGATCTTAAG GTGATCCACTGGAACTCACCTAAGAAGTTGCATGTGAAGAACAAGCATGTGGAGTTCTTCCGAAACCTCTACCTGACGTTTCTGGAGTACGATGGGAATCTGCTGCGCAGGGAGCTTTTCGGCTGTGCCAGCCCACCCAGCCTGCCCGGCGACCAG TATGAGTTCATGGCCTTGTCTGACCCAGTTGATGTCACCCTGGTTGCCCAACTCTCCATGGACAG GTTACAGATGCTGGAGGCCATCTGCAAACACTGGGCAGGACCCATCAGCCTGGCGCTCTACATGTCAGATGCGGAGGCCCAGCAGTTCCTGCGCTACGCCCAGGCCTCGGAGGTGCTGAGTAGCCGCAGGAACATCGCCTACCACATTGTGTACAAGGAAGGGCAGTTCTACCCCATCAACCTGCTGCGGAACGTGGCACTGACCAATGCGCAGACACCCTACGTTTTCTTGACTGACATCGACTTCCTGCCTATGTACAGTCTCTACGATTACCTCAG GAGCTCCATtcagcagctggcactgcctcAGAGGAAGTTGGCACTCATTGTGCCAGCATTCGAGACTCTGCACTATCGCCTGACCTTCCCCAAATCCAAAGcggagctgctttccatgctggaCATGGGCTCCCTCTACACTTTCAG GTACCACGTGTGGCCCAAGGGCCATGCCCCAACTGACTATGCCAAGTGGCGGACAGCCACAGTACCGTACCTCGTGGAGTGGCAGCCGGACTTCGAGCCTTATGTTGTAGTGAGGCGCGACTGTCCCCAGTATGACCAGAGGTTCGTGGGCTTTGGCTGGAACAAGGTGTCCCACATCATGGAGCTTGATGCCCAG GAGTACGAGCTGCTGGTCCTGCCCAATGCCTTCATGATCCACATGCCTCATGCTCCCAGCTTCGACATCTCCAAGTTCCGCCTCAGTGCTGGGTACCGAggctgcctgcagacactgcGGGAGGAGTTCCACCAGGACCTGTCGCGTAG ATGGTCCTGGAGTATCTTCAGGCCTGTTGCTGCTGGAATGCTGCTGTTCACTTCCTAG